The bacterium nucleotide sequence TGGCGGGCTGGTGGGTTCCGGCTGAGGGGATGGGTGCAGGCCGGCTCATCGGCCACTCTGTCGCGTTTTGCCTCGGATTGCTGGTGGCGGCCCTGGTGCTCACTAGCCGCCGCAGCCGGGGCCGGAAGCGGGCTGTGGTGGTGGCGGCCGGAGCGATCATGCACCTGGTGCTGGACCTGGGGTGGATCGACCCGCAGCTGCTGCTGTGGCCCATGCTGGGCTACGAGCTTCCCACCGGTATCGAATCCGATTGGTCGGGACTGGCGAGCTTGTCCAGCGCCGACCTGCTACCGATCGGCCAGGAGATCGTCGCGATCGCCTACCTGGCGTGGCTGGCTCGGAAGGCTCGGCTCGGCGACCCCAGGCGTCGTTCTCTGCTGTGGAGGTCGGGGACGCTCCGCACTTAGAAGTGCTGGACCGAGGTGTTCCGAGCGGCGGAGCCGCTCTTCAAGTGCGGCTGTCGCTGGGCTCCGCGGCGGCCTCGGGATCGGCCACTTTCGCGATCAGCGAGTGCGCCTGCTCGGTCAGGCCGCCGAGGTCTCGCAGCGTCATGTTCTCGGTCGAGATCGGATCCAGGATCGTCACGGTTACATGTCCCGGACGGATGATCTTTGACCCCGGGCTCCAGGCCTGGCGGCTGCCCGTGATCGCGGTGGGCACGATGGGCACGCCCAGGTTGCGGGCGATGGCGAAGGCCCCCTTCTTGAACGGCAACATCGCACCGTCGCGTGATCGGGTGCCTTCCGGATAGATCATGAGGGAGCGTCCTAGGGCCATGTTTCGGGCAGCGCCCCGGTTGACGGCCTGGTGGGTGGCCCGGCCGGCGCCCCGGTCGACCTCCACGATCCCCATCCTGCGCATGGCCGTTCCGAAGACGGGGATCTTGAACAGCTCCTGCTTGGCCAGGAAGCGGATCGGAACCGGCAAGGCTGCGAAGTGGGCGAAGATGTCGAAGGCCGACTGATGGTTGGAGATCACCACGTACGCCTGTTTCGGGTCAATACGTTCCAAGCCCTCCACGGTGAGCTTCACGCCGGCGGCCCGGCACCACGTCCGGCCCCAGAAGCCGGGGACCCGCTCCAGCAGTCCCCCAGGGGGTCTAAACAGGGTGTGCAGGATGACCACCACCGCGCAGAACGCGGTAAGGGGAATGCCGACGGCGAAGGTCAAGCTCGATCGGAGGCCGCGGGCCAGTGTTCCCATGGCCGGGCAGGTTACCTGGCGCGGCGGCCCGATCCCCGGTCAGGGGGGCATAGCTGATCCCGGAGGCGAGAGAACAGCTAACTTCACCCGGATGGAACCTCCTTGTTTCCAGGAGTTGCCGCCGGGCCGCGCCGGACCGCCTTCGACTTCCCGAGGCATCCGGCCTGCAAGGCCACGATGAGGAACCGGGAGTCTCATGGCGCGCCGCCTCCGCCGTCCGGTGGGGGTAAGGAGGAGTTTCGGCGCTGGGCTCGGCGGATACGCCGGCCGGGCATCCCTGATGATGAGGCCGCCGCGGCCGTCGACGGGATCGTCGAGTGGTTGGCCGGGGCCGGAATTCCGGCCGGGAGCGTGGTCATGTACCTCCCGCTCCCCGACGAGGTCGACGTGACGGCGGTACCGGACCGGGTGAGCCGGACGTTCGCGGTCACCCGCACCCCGCCCAGCGGGCCCCTGACCCTCCACCCGGTGGACGCGCCCCGCGAGCGGCACCGGTT carries:
- a CDS encoding metal-dependent hydrolase, whose product is MIFWHLGGAVFLFRLAFKDSDADLRFLAIGALLPDAIEWMAGWWVPAEGMGAGRLIGHSVAFCLGLLVAALVLTSRRSRGRKRAVVVAAGAIMHLVLDLGWIDPQLLLWPMLGYELPTGIESDWSGLASLSSADLLPIGQEIVAIAYLAWLARKARLGDPRRRSLLWRSGTLRT
- a CDS encoding lysophospholipid acyltransferase family protein, which produces MTFAVGIPLTAFCAVVVILHTLFRPPGGLLERVPGFWGRTWCRAAGVKLTVEGLERIDPKQAYVVISNHQSAFDIFAHFAALPVPIRFLAKQELFKIPVFGTAMRRMGIVEVDRGAGRATHQAVNRGAARNMALGRSLMIYPEGTRSRDGAMLPFKKGAFAIARNLGVPIVPTAITGSRQAWSPGSKIIRPGHVTVTILDPISTENMTLRDLGGLTEQAHSLIAKVADPEAAAEPSDSRT
- a CDS encoding 5-formyltetrahydrofolate cyclo-ligase, whose amino-acid sequence is MFPGVAAGPRRTAFDFPRHPACKATMRNRESHGAPPPPSGGGKEEFRRWARRIRRPGIPDDEAAAAVDGIVEWLAGAGIPAGSVVMYLPLPDEVDVTAVPDRVSRTFAVTRTPPSGPLTLHPVDAPRERHRFGFEQPVATAPLVDPSTVAVVLTPGLAFGPDGERLGRGGGYYDRFLLTVPEGAARVGVTVSALVVDGLPTDSHDVPMTHLATENGVRPVGCHLGG